A single genomic interval of Lathyrus oleraceus cultivar Zhongwan6 chromosome 7, CAAS_Psat_ZW6_1.0, whole genome shotgun sequence harbors:
- the LOC127102695 gene encoding protodermal factor 1-like has protein sequence MDFSKSVILALLVVATMSNIHVEARRLLQRPDLPQPKVISSPTPSMQDLPDMSVIPSLPKGSLPPLHTSIPSLPKHAMPPFPTFPSTESSPNDPLVSSPAPSHPESSQSFFVLPIFLPITFTPP, from the coding sequence ATGGATTTCTCCAAATCTGTCATCCTAGCTTTACTCGTTGTTGCAACAATGTCAAATATCCACGTTGAAGCACGTCGTCTTCTTCAAAGACCTGATCTACCACAACCTAAGGTTATATCTTCACCAACACCATCTATGCAAGATTTACCAGACATGTCTGTAATTCCATCATTGCCAAAAGGAAGTCTTCCACCATTGCATACTTCCATTCCCTCTCTTCCTAAGCATGCCATGCCACCATTTCCTACCTTTCCTTCCACTGAGTCATCTCCGAATGATCCATTAGTGTCATCACCAGCTCCCAGTCATCCTGAATCATCCCAGTCATTTTTTGTCCTTCCCATTTTTCTCCCGATCACATTCACTCCTCCCTAA